GCATCAAAATGCTGTTTGCCTCATACAATCCGAAGTTTCAACTCCTAAAAACAGATAAGTTTTAGGGATCATAAATACAATCTAGCACAAAATGTTTGTTCGATGTTAGGTCATCGAGAATGGTTTTCATATTATCCTGAGTTGATTCGGATTTGAGTTGACGGAATATACTTATGACTTCAACTTCTGTTTATTAATGAATGTTTTCACTGTCTTGCATAGAGGAATTTATACAAAatgtttttaattctttttctctctctttaatTGGTTGATTATTCTCCATTAAAGTATTGCTAATATCAAGCATCGAAGTAGTTCTACGGACAAAAACCTAGACCCTTCTCGTTTTTACATTTTGCAGTTTATACACAAATCAAAATCATTGACATTTATCACCAATGTCGACATCAGAATTCCTATCACAATGGTTTCGTTATTTTTATGTCAGCGAATATGACTGCTCATATGATGGCTAGAGAGCCAAATTCTATATTTGATGTCGACTATTGGATCTGAATATTCCGGCCTTTACGTACTTTGTATTCCGTTTGCTTTTAATTAATACAAAggtttattctaaaaaaaaagtgCTACCTCAGTTTTCTTAATGGGCTTCATCATATCCCATAAATTGTTGGTTTCCAGCAGACTGGCCTCTCAAACAATTAAACATGACAGTGCTTAGTGAAGCCTAGAGTGCTTGCATTCGGTAATTATCATGATCAAAATACATGGGACTTGATCaggaaaaaaatgttaaaatcatTCAGAACTTAAGCGGAAAGTGCAGTTACAATTGCAAGAAACCAAGTGTATATTCATAGTCGGAGTAAACAAAACAGCGAGTATTACTTTTTTCAGCATCAACCATATTAAACATAGTACTAAATGCGAAGTGCAATTATTTCATTGCATTTTATTAATCGGCAATGATAAATTAGAAGAATTACATAGAGATGGTCACCTATGATGATTTAATAATCAGATCAAGCACATTACGGCCAGGAGCATAAGACAGATAGTGATTGATGAAAGGATCATAAGAGAGGCAGACCTTGTTTAGTCTTCAGGTAGATGATCAGGCATCAGTGTTGCACCACTCCTGTAATGTTGGGGTCGCGACTCCAATATTTTTCATGTCAATAATATTGGCTGGAATGTGAATAGAAATCCACGCTAGTTAAATGCTGATTTTTAACTCAATAGGTTCTTTGCATATAAATTAACAATCACAGATTTTCCGAACAATCAATATAAATGCAAATAGCAATAAGGCTTCTAGTCCTTCTGCAGTATGCTAAAAACAGGATATTACATGTACAAAGGTTATGGTGTTATGATATTGGAGTTTAAAGTTCCATCTCATTGAGGTATACTTCGTTTCTGACAGAAGATATGTTTTATTGCTATATTCAGAATTCAGATAATACCATGGCTTGATAGCTCAATCCAGTTACAGTCACAAATCCTTTCATCCACTTTTTCCGTAAAATAGTATGTCTTACTATTGTTTTTATCCTTGTACAACAACACAATCTTTTTACTCTATGTGCCGCAGACACGAGGAGTATTTGTGACATGCAGTTTGAACTTAAATTTCTCAATCTATGTGATGCAAACACAAGGACTATTTCTAATATTGCAtgctaaaataaaatgattGTGGGTACAGTTTTGTCTATAGCAGTGTTCTAAAAAACGAACTGGTGGCCAAACTAGCAGTGATTCTCAGCTCAACAAACATGGCGgcttttatattataaatgtttttctaggttatttcataaataaaaacagaaaccAAGCCGTCCATTCTTTCTACTATAATCTACAAGTTAAACAGACAGGGATTGCTTTACTTTGtcattattttgattataaaagGAATTTGAATTCATTCTCTTGCACTAAGCTATATGTTTGTTTTCTAATAAGGATTTCCCAACTCTTCTTTCACCTAACAATGTAATTTTTACTATTTACCATTATCATCATGTCTAGAATTCTTGAAAAGTTTTGTGTCTATTAAATTAAAGCATGCAATCTTTTCTAGAACAAGCGGTGCTAATCTCAAGCAATTATAGAATACATACCAGCATGTATATCAGGTGTAGCAGCCGCCGTGGCATCAGCAACAACAATAACATCCTGGTAATCTAGTGCCACAGCATCAAACACAGTCTGCCTAATGCAATTTGGAGTTTGAACACCTAGACATCAAGCAATAACTCAATCACACATACATCACGAATGCCTAATGGAACTCTGGAGTCCTAAAATTGCACTTACCAGCAAACACCAAACTCTTAATTCCCTCGGTCTGAAGAAGCGAATGAAGATTAGTGTTCATAAATGCACTAAACCGTGTCTTGGCCAGCTTATAATCCTCTTCTTTGATCACAAGGCCATCAACCAGCTCTGCACCCGGGGTTCCTTTAGCCGCAGGAGGCAGTTTCCCGGCAGAGAAATAATGCCGGCGGAAAAGCTCAACATCTCTCCCAAGCGGGTCATTTTCGCGAACAACCTAAACATAAAACTTCCCATCAAACTCACCTCCAATGGAATACACAAGGCACCatgaaattatgaattatgTTAACCAACCTAAATTCATCAGTAAACAGTTCTAATTTCAAGTTTACCAGGAAACAAACAGAAATTGCATAAAGGGGAGTAGAGAAGTACCCAGATGACAAGGATATCACGCTGTCGAGCAACTTCAACAGTCTTGATCACATTTGGGATAATTGCTTTACCTCCATTAACTCTGGTCAGCCCATTAAGTATAAAATCATTCTAAAACAAACCAAAATCATTACAGAACAAACATGAAAGTTTTATAAACCCAGAAAGATAAAGATAAAGATAAAGATAAAGATAAAAAGAAAGCACCTGCATGTCAATGACTAAGAGAGCAGTTTTGTTAAACTTATCTGCCATGTTAAAGCTTCCAAAAGCTACGATCTTTTTGTTCTTGGAAGATTGTTGGGAGGTGATTTCTTGTGAAGAGTGATTGGTTAATAAAGGGTGAAGAAAGTGAGTGGGTGACTCTCAACATCATGCTCACCTTCTTTCGCTAACAGCAAGCTCCAGTATCTCTGTCTCTTCGCTCAAAAATGTGTTTAGTGTTAAAAACATGTTACTGCATCTCTCAAAATAAAGGcacaaagtacaaaaaaatccttGACTTTTTCTTAAAAGCATAGATTatcccttttactttttttgagTACAATTAAGCcctcatatttttaatattgaacAATGAAActcttgttttaaaatcgaacaaataaacccttttagtttacttttgtcCAAAATAAAATTGTCCACTCCCACTTTATCTTTATCACACACAACACAAttaatactataaattttataagtttttctctattttttttaaattgcacTCTAtactataaaaaacaaaaaaatatacaaattactatctctttaaaattatttacaaaaatattatctttTCTCTTCATCTCCTTcatctcttattttttttaaaccctaattttttctctttctccATTATTATCCACCACTACCATCAACTTTCACTTTATAAATCTTGCTGTCGCTGCCGCTCGCCACCTCCTCAACACTGCTGCCACCACTCGCTACTCCTCCATACCGTTGTCGCCTGTTGCTCCTCCACGTTGTCGCCAGGCCCGTGTCTTTTCACGCCGCCGCTCGTCGGCCTCCACAACGCCACCGCTTGTCATATTCtcatatctaaattttttaaaagaaaaacatataCAATTCGTATATAATTTGTATCATATGAGgattataaacaataaaattatatatacatatatattatctAATTTGTATTCAAAATTTATACTGAATGTATACgaaattgtatttttgtataCAAAAAGATagtaattttgtaaatatttttaaaaagataaaattttctcTAAATAGAACTTTGAGgtagtatttttattaatattttctatttttttggtATTTGTGTAAAAACctctttttcttaatttttttagtgtttgggttaaatttgtACCTTAAAATTTGAAGTTAGGCAGACTTCACCCAAGAGTCGAATTTCACTTGATTGAAGTTTGGCTCTTAATTGATGGTACCTTAGTTTATCACTCATGAGTTGCaagatttaaaattcatatctAAGGTTAAAATTTTAGCACTTAGGTGAAATTCGTAcctaaaatttgaaattcataCCGAAAATTTAAAGTTTGGCACCTAGGTGAAAATTTTGCGTTTTGGTAAAGTTCGGCACTTAGGTTAAATTCAATATGGTTCAGCACTTGGGTGAGGCTCGGAACTTGGGTGAAGTTCGGCGTTTTAGGAAATtcggaaaaataaataaaattcggTACAAGAACCAAGTCATCCATAATTGGCCAATTTTTTCTTAATTGTCGAACCAAAGTCATGAACCACTCGGCATTGGTTCGACCAAGTAATGTCAAACCATTTAGCAT
This window of the Mercurialis annua linkage group LG5, ddMerAnnu1.2, whole genome shotgun sequence genome carries:
- the LOC126681174 gene encoding probable inactive nicotinamidase At3g16190 isoform X3; protein product: MADKFNKTALLVIDMQNDFILNGLTRVNGGKAIIPNVIKTVEVARQRDILVIWVVRENDPLGRDVELFRRHYFSAGKLPPAAKGTPGAELVDGLVIKEEDYKLAKTRFSAFMNTNLHSLLQTEGIKSLVFAGVQTPNCIRQTVFDAVALDYQDVIVVADATAAATPDIHAANIIDMKNIGVATPTLQEWCNTDA